In Juglans microcarpa x Juglans regia isolate MS1-56 chromosome 4S, Jm3101_v1.0, whole genome shotgun sequence, a single window of DNA contains:
- the LOC121262508 gene encoding eugenol synthase 1-like isoform X1, translated as MEKEIMMKSKILIFGGTGYIGKYMVKASILLGHPTYVYARPISPNTPPSNIHSRNELQSMGAVFFQGELNELDKIVSILREVDIVISALAYPQVLDQLKIIDAIKVAGNIKRFLPSDFGCEEDRISPLPPFEAFLDKKRKIRRVIEAAGIPYTFVSANCFGAYFVNVLLHPHEKGDDIVVYGTGQAKAVLNYEEDIAVYTIKVANDPRACNRLVIYRPQKNIISQLELISLWEKKTGRSFNRVQIPEEEIVKLSKAVPPPQDIPVSILHSIFINGDLMNYELGEEDIEASSLYSDYKYTTIDQLLDIFLVNPPKPGMATFE; from the exons ATGGAGAAAGAGATCATGATGAAGAGCAAAATCTTGATATTTGGGGGAACGGGTTACATAGGGAAGTACATGGTGAAGGCAAGCATCCTCTTAGGCCATCCAACTTATGTTTATGCTCGTCCCATCTCCCCCAATACCCCTCCTTCCAATATTCACAGCCGCAATGAGTTGCAGTCCATGGGCGCCGTCTTTTTCCAA GGAGAGCTGAACGAGCTCGATAAGATTGTATCGATACTTCGGGAAGTGGACATTGTGATATCTGCACTGGCATACCCTCAAGTTCTTGACCAACTCAAAATCATAGATGCCATCAAAGTTGCTGGTAATATCAAG AGGTTCCTTCCGTCAGATTTTGGATGTGAAGAAGATAGGATATCCCCTCTACCACCTTTTGAAGCTTTCCTGGATAAAAAGCGAAAGATCAGGAGGGTCATAGAGGCAGCTGGGATTCCTTACACATTTGTGTCTGCAAATTGCTTTGGTGCATACTTTGTTAATGTCTTGCTTCATCCACATGAGAAAGGAGATGATATTGTCGTATATGGAACTGGCCAAGCAAAAG CTGTGCTGAATTACGAAGAAGATATCGCTGTATATACAATCAAAGTGGCTAATGATCCAAGAGCATGCAACCGTCTTGTCATTTATCGACCCcagaaaaacatcatttcgcAGCTCGAATTGATTTCACTTTGGGAGAAGAAGACTGGTCGGAGTTTTAATAGGGTTCAAATTCCGGAGGAAGAAATAGTGAAGCTTTCTAAgg CCGTACCACCTCCACAGGACATTCCGGTGTCTATCCTTCACAGCATATTTATAAATGGCGACCTGATGAACTATGAACTAGGCGAGGAAGACATCGAAGCCTCGAGTCTCTATTCAGATTACAAGTACACAACCATTGACCAACTGcttgatatttttcttgttaatcCCCCAAAGCCCGGAATGGCTACATTTGAATGA
- the LOC121262508 gene encoding eugenol synthase 1-like isoform X2, which translates to MEKEIMMKSKILIFGGTGYIGKYMVKASILLGHPTYVYARPISPNTPPSNIHSRNELQSMGAVFFQGELNELDKIVSILREVDIVISALAYPQVLDQLKIIDAIKVAGNIKRFLPSDFGCEEDRISPLPPFEAFLDKKRKIRRVIEAAGIPYTFVSANCFGAYFVNVLLHPHEKGDDIVVYGTGQAKDIAVYTIKVANDPRACNRLVIYRPQKNIISQLELISLWEKKTGRSFNRVQIPEEEIVKLSKAVPPPQDIPVSILHSIFINGDLMNYELGEEDIEASSLYSDYKYTTIDQLLDIFLVNPPKPGMATFE; encoded by the exons ATGGAGAAAGAGATCATGATGAAGAGCAAAATCTTGATATTTGGGGGAACGGGTTACATAGGGAAGTACATGGTGAAGGCAAGCATCCTCTTAGGCCATCCAACTTATGTTTATGCTCGTCCCATCTCCCCCAATACCCCTCCTTCCAATATTCACAGCCGCAATGAGTTGCAGTCCATGGGCGCCGTCTTTTTCCAA GGAGAGCTGAACGAGCTCGATAAGATTGTATCGATACTTCGGGAAGTGGACATTGTGATATCTGCACTGGCATACCCTCAAGTTCTTGACCAACTCAAAATCATAGATGCCATCAAAGTTGCTGGTAATATCAAG AGGTTCCTTCCGTCAGATTTTGGATGTGAAGAAGATAGGATATCCCCTCTACCACCTTTTGAAGCTTTCCTGGATAAAAAGCGAAAGATCAGGAGGGTCATAGAGGCAGCTGGGATTCCTTACACATTTGTGTCTGCAAATTGCTTTGGTGCATACTTTGTTAATGTCTTGCTTCATCCACATGAGAAAGGAGATGATATTGTCGTATATGGAACTGGCCAAGCAAAAG ATATCGCTGTATATACAATCAAAGTGGCTAATGATCCAAGAGCATGCAACCGTCTTGTCATTTATCGACCCcagaaaaacatcatttcgcAGCTCGAATTGATTTCACTTTGGGAGAAGAAGACTGGTCGGAGTTTTAATAGGGTTCAAATTCCGGAGGAAGAAATAGTGAAGCTTTCTAAgg CCGTACCACCTCCACAGGACATTCCGGTGTCTATCCTTCACAGCATATTTATAAATGGCGACCTGATGAACTATGAACTAGGCGAGGAAGACATCGAAGCCTCGAGTCTCTATTCAGATTACAAGTACACAACCATTGACCAACTGcttgatatttttcttgttaatcCCCCAAAGCCCGGAATGGCTACATTTGAATGA
- the LOC121262507 gene encoding putative F-box protein At3g28280 isoform X2: protein MNTCHKEVKKGTMAKSTGNKNAKLLRLVEERAFSMEKKKNQRGALVPYVPQDCISNILVRLPLDYLQKSRFVCKPWYTIINSPLFIDAHLRRSESVLIFLSSIKRESLYPFPMESIPPEKPNTISVEEKCLQTECAPAFGLLNISPNLKSYIQCLEIKGGKSKIREYNISCLGSIRATCNGLILLDNKLKKGLIVMNPVTRKLTALPLGTLFSPHNESYGIALNSATGEYKVIHLFRDELGFIGCEILNLGTKLWRGANGPSFGHVSWFGYKPVSAIGALHWVPHVDRSDYIVSMDVKEEKFHTTPLPKSCRTHDRVVEMGGFLSFVTHEGVKQIDIWVLKGLSESWTKQYCITRGCKMDMVPLFSLRIKGDMIFKRDKDGSLYAYDFQLQVMAKIEMENGCFPLSCLFLPHVNSLVSWSSLKRGQDACD from the exons ATGAATACTTGTCACAAAGAAGTGAAAAAAG GCACGATGGCCAAATCAACAGGCAACAAGAATGCAAAGTTGTTGAGATTGGTGGAGGAGAGAGCATTttcaatggaaaagaaaaagaaccaaCGCGGGGCTCTAGTCCCTTACGTTCCCCAAGATTGCATCTCCAACATTCTTGTTCGACTTCCTCTCGACTATCTTCAGAAGTCAAGGTTTGTTTGTAAGCCATGGTATACCATAATCAATAGCCCCTTATTTATCGATGCTCATCTCCGTCGATCTGAGTCTGTTTTGATTTTTCTATCGTCAATTAAAAGAGAGAGTCTCTACCCTTTTCCTATGGAATCAATCCCACCAGAGAAACCAAATACCATTTCAGTTGAAGAGAAATGCCTTCAGACAGAATGCGCCCCTGCTTTTGGGCTGCTAAACATCAGCCCCAATTTAAAGTCTTATATCCAGTGCTTGGAAATTAAGGGTGGAAAGAGCAAAATCagagaatataatataagtTGCTTGGGCAGTATTAGGGCTACTTGCAATGGCCTAATCTTGCTTGATAACAAACTGAAGAAAGGACTAATAGTAATGAATCCTGTGACCAGGAAGTTGACTGCACTTCCTTTGGGTACTTTATTTTCTCCTCACAATGAATCTTATGGCATCGCCTTAAACAGTGCAACTGGTGAATATAAAGTGATACACTTGTTTCGAGATGAGTTGGGTTTCATCGGTTGTGAAATCTTAAATCTTGGTACAAAATTATGGAGAGGGGCAAATGGACCTTCTTTTGGACATGTTAGCTGGTTTGGCTACAAGCCTGTTTCAGCAATTGGAGCTTTGCACTGGGTTCCTCATGTTGATCGTAGTGATTACATAGTGTCTATGGATGTGAAAGAGGAAAAGTTTCATACAACGCCACTCCCAAAAAGTTGCAGAACTCATGATAGGGTTGTCGAGATGGGTGGTTTCTTAAGTTTTGTCACTCATGAAGGAGTGAAGCAAATAGACATTTGGGTCTTGAAGGGCTTAAGCGAATCTTGGACAAAGCAATATTGTATCACAAGGGGTTGTAAAATGGATATGGTTCCTCTTTTCAGTTTAAGGATTAAAGGGGATATGATTTTCAAGAGGGACAAAGATGGATCACTTTATGCCTATGACTTCCAGCTCCAAGTGATGGCAAAAATTGAGATGGAAAATGGATGTTTTCCATTGTCATGTTTATTCCTACCTCATGTCAATAGCCTTGTTTCTTGGTCTAGCCTGAAGAGAGGCCAGGATGCATGCGATTGA
- the LOC121262507 gene encoding putative F-box protein At3g28280 isoform X1: protein MNTCHKEVKKEGTMAKSTGNKNAKLLRLVEERAFSMEKKKNQRGALVPYVPQDCISNILVRLPLDYLQKSRFVCKPWYTIINSPLFIDAHLRRSESVLIFLSSIKRESLYPFPMESIPPEKPNTISVEEKCLQTECAPAFGLLNISPNLKSYIQCLEIKGGKSKIREYNISCLGSIRATCNGLILLDNKLKKGLIVMNPVTRKLTALPLGTLFSPHNESYGIALNSATGEYKVIHLFRDELGFIGCEILNLGTKLWRGANGPSFGHVSWFGYKPVSAIGALHWVPHVDRSDYIVSMDVKEEKFHTTPLPKSCRTHDRVVEMGGFLSFVTHEGVKQIDIWVLKGLSESWTKQYCITRGCKMDMVPLFSLRIKGDMIFKRDKDGSLYAYDFQLQVMAKIEMENGCFPLSCLFLPHVNSLVSWSSLKRGQDACD from the exons ATGAATACTTGTCACAAAGAAGTGAAAAAAG AAGGCACGATGGCCAAATCAACAGGCAACAAGAATGCAAAGTTGTTGAGATTGGTGGAGGAGAGAGCATTttcaatggaaaagaaaaagaaccaaCGCGGGGCTCTAGTCCCTTACGTTCCCCAAGATTGCATCTCCAACATTCTTGTTCGACTTCCTCTCGACTATCTTCAGAAGTCAAGGTTTGTTTGTAAGCCATGGTATACCATAATCAATAGCCCCTTATTTATCGATGCTCATCTCCGTCGATCTGAGTCTGTTTTGATTTTTCTATCGTCAATTAAAAGAGAGAGTCTCTACCCTTTTCCTATGGAATCAATCCCACCAGAGAAACCAAATACCATTTCAGTTGAAGAGAAATGCCTTCAGACAGAATGCGCCCCTGCTTTTGGGCTGCTAAACATCAGCCCCAATTTAAAGTCTTATATCCAGTGCTTGGAAATTAAGGGTGGAAAGAGCAAAATCagagaatataatataagtTGCTTGGGCAGTATTAGGGCTACTTGCAATGGCCTAATCTTGCTTGATAACAAACTGAAGAAAGGACTAATAGTAATGAATCCTGTGACCAGGAAGTTGACTGCACTTCCTTTGGGTACTTTATTTTCTCCTCACAATGAATCTTATGGCATCGCCTTAAACAGTGCAACTGGTGAATATAAAGTGATACACTTGTTTCGAGATGAGTTGGGTTTCATCGGTTGTGAAATCTTAAATCTTGGTACAAAATTATGGAGAGGGGCAAATGGACCTTCTTTTGGACATGTTAGCTGGTTTGGCTACAAGCCTGTTTCAGCAATTGGAGCTTTGCACTGGGTTCCTCATGTTGATCGTAGTGATTACATAGTGTCTATGGATGTGAAAGAGGAAAAGTTTCATACAACGCCACTCCCAAAAAGTTGCAGAACTCATGATAGGGTTGTCGAGATGGGTGGTTTCTTAAGTTTTGTCACTCATGAAGGAGTGAAGCAAATAGACATTTGGGTCTTGAAGGGCTTAAGCGAATCTTGGACAAAGCAATATTGTATCACAAGGGGTTGTAAAATGGATATGGTTCCTCTTTTCAGTTTAAGGATTAAAGGGGATATGATTTTCAAGAGGGACAAAGATGGATCACTTTATGCCTATGACTTCCAGCTCCAAGTGATGGCAAAAATTGAGATGGAAAATGGATGTTTTCCATTGTCATGTTTATTCCTACCTCATGTCAATAGCCTTGTTTCTTGGTCTAGCCTGAAGAGAGGCCAGGATGCATGCGATTGA